In Rhopalosiphum padi isolate XX-2018 chromosome 3, ASM2088224v1, whole genome shotgun sequence, the genomic stretch atttattttgataaatgtacttatgtattggtatataaatctgtcaattttatgatttttaagtgCACTTATTAATCAAAATCAGCAAGACATCCGtccaataatatatgatataaattttttttttattatattcgtatacatatgagttaaaatatgttattttctgttattgccttttttaactttgtaacagtatatgcaatttaaacaattatatttaattatttataattcaatgttatatgcttaatattttgtatagaaacGTTTATCACTGTTATGACTAATAATCAACttagcaaaaataataaatgagaaATAAAGCACGACGTTTTATGTCGATCGACGTGTATTTGTGtcagataatgtttttacgaagtataactttttatgttatttctgctataatttatttgggctaccaaataatattttttaagtaccaTATTAGTAatctgaacattttttatgggccatcaaaattctaagtacatataataacacatataatgttgTCATAGTGatagtatatgttatttattctttgtctgCGGGCCGGATAAAATTTGTCCATGGTTTTCCACAGAACCAAATTATtatgactaataaataataataatttttacaagttATGTACAGTTTGGTAAATGACGATGAGAATTCTATATATATGTAAGAAATTATGGATAAATATATCGGCTTAATTGGGTTACAATAACcctaaatcaatataataatagtattaataatgttatcttaAGCAGAACCGGTTTGTTACTGCTTCTAGTCTACTGAGTTTACACAAGTTACTAAGAATGTATAAATACAAGTTCTGTATGCTATACAATTAGAATTGGTTCCAACTTAAAAGCTTAAATAtcccaacttttttttaaatattttaatcaataatttatagggTACAATGGGTATATTGTATGAAGGTGAAGTACATTAAACAAGAGGCTTATTCTCTTAAAAGTTGCCCTTGGcgtaaatttttattatctaagtaAATTAATGTGGGAAGTTGTTGTATTTTTTCGTCTGCTTCCTTATTCCTCACTGATAGTAACATGAGTTCCGGAGAAAATATGGACTTGGACTAGAATGGCAAGTGTTTACCGTTTTGCCATGCGTCGCAAACAGGGCGTGGAACGAATCGTTTTGCTCAGCATTACAGAACCAGCAGGCAGTGGATCAAAGTTTACCAAACTGTTGAGGTAGGTTGTTGAACAACCGTGACTACTGACCAGTAAATGTTTGCATGTCAATGGGTGAAATTTTAGTGTTGTATAATGTTGTAACTTATAAGGtcgacatttaattattattaaaaagttataaataaaatctacaaaaaaCATGATGCTATGAAATTTATGTATGTaagttgtaaaatttaatagtatttaagaGTTTGACTCTGATTGTGTCGTTCTGATGGTAACTTGCAGTTTTCTTAGAAGTCCAAGAATTCTTGGAGAGACGAGTTTGGTGACTAATAGCTAGAAAAAACCCTGATGCTCTGTGtagatattaaacaaaaacctTGTTCTCTGGGGACTATCTCCTTCAATTGAATGTTTGTCATGATAGTTGCTTTATTGTTTAGGTCTTTTGATGTACTCGGTTGCACTGTTCTAGCTATGTCTTAGCATTGCTGATTGCATTGTATGTCTAGATTCAAAGttcatataaacaatattttcggATGGACTTCTTTAACACTTGGtctatgaattttattatattaatatattttatatcaataagctatgtaatactaataatgattaatcattGTTTTACTATATCAGCAAGTCTGCAAAATCATTTCATATTCACGTCTCGACCACAACAGAAAGCACAGTAAaggttttataaaacaatagtgAGAGATTACTACAacagacaataattataattagattgATTTAATGATAATGATTGTAACAGAAACCAGTAACTGTGACAATGTGTAGTTGGAAAGAAACAGCAAATAGTGTATTTACGATGAATAgaaggtaaatatttaatctatacgAGTTCAGATCAAAATGAGGTTTTTGGAAAGTTAGACAGTTCCGTTGTACACATTTTGAGAACATTCTAACCTTTACAATACATACAAATGCAATTGcaatacaatttacttttttttttaaatgacattgctaatttttttttataagttttaatggattattgtatttttaattgcaaaatCGACAAAGTTAGAGtaagttgaaatttaattatatgtttatataatttatcttaattttacaaaatctttaagacattaaaaaaaaaatatttatttcaatgttgttatttaacaagcattaatgtttatttaagcattttttcatatttgtgtacaaatagccatataataatattggggCTAcctcaagtaaaaaaaaaatggttaaaaaaaccacaaattgttttacaattttaagctctctaaattctataattttatacaattaattaaaaaaagttatctaTCCGAATCTGCATAGAAATTAGCATTGAGATTTAAAAAAGTGTAAATTGAATTATGCATCATGCATGCGTACCAAAAtcgtttaatattgaaattttcttaaaatatgagTACTCTTTTTTAATCTCTAGAAAATTTCATTTTGATCTTTTTTtccaaattgaaatattttctaaatttttgactaacaaataatttgctaatcaaatgcttataaaataaaattatgacaatgtatcttacatatttttaataagtaaataattttattttgtatcaaggtataacaattaaatttaaatataaatcagaatcatAAAGTTGAACctgaaatttgattattttttaaattcgtacaatattaatatcttaataaaacaaattaaatggtattataaaagatatattaaatatggctgatacataaaaataatgaataataatatttattaagttaactatttttcaataatgaGTTCTCGAAACTGACATTagctacaaaatataatgagtTAATGCTTAGGAATTGAACAGAATTCAAGcttaattattttggttttgaattttttttaataataatagttgttcgTTTTTAACAAGTTCTAAATCTTTCCTAAGTTTTTGAACATTAGCTGCGGCTTGATGAGGGTTTTCATtttcaatctaaaaaaaaaaaagtaatacaatatattttaaataatatctaaataaatatatgtttgataacaataataataataataataaaaataaatataatatacctgttcTTCCAAATCTTTAATTTCTCTTCCAATTGTACCTGTTTGTTTTACAGATGTTATAATGCTAGAACTATTAGAATGAATAGCAGCTAATAGTTTATAACATTTACGAATTGTATCATCTTTTTTTGctacctatataacatattttagtattataaaattaaaagctaggataaaattaataatatttaaataccttaaaCATCAATTCAtcaattgaaataaaacatCGCTCTACTTTACCATCTAAagaatttatttctttttgaaCTTGCCTGGtatcattcaaatttttattaatttcttttttttgtttttcaatattagatataatttctaatattctTTGTGTATAACTTGACCTAAATAACATGTATTAAGCATTTAATAATGTGCTTTTACTCTTACTATACAGTATTCTAAATTTGATTAGAATACATTTTACAGACCTTGAATTATAATTTGGCTTTGAGTCTAAATCAttcctacatatttttataatatcttcttttttttgtatatcttcaaaaatattttgtaatttcagTTTTTCATTTCCGTACACCATttctagtttaatatttttggccttaaaaattattaaaattcattaaaaaaatatgaatactgttctgtatttttaataaattacatttgtatttaaatttaatacaaataactaGATATTACAGTCCAGGGGTGGCCAAATTTAGCTTATATTATAGTCAGATGcagtttgaattttatttatcaaatcaaaatttattcattattatattatgaatttaaaattttttgtattctaataaatatgaataataaaaatatattaatattttagttatataagataaatttattttaattgtaatttattaattgtactatgaatttattaaatttatattttaaaatgtgaactCATGGGCCTTCACACAAGCATGGTTTATGGAGAGCTCATTatcttttaaagattttttaaaactttagaaaaataataaaatactcacTCGTTTTTTATTTAGTCTTTCATTTAGCTctgatataattaatttctgttcattttcatatttactCCATTTATTGTtcattcgttttattttatctgGTGCTGcatcaactttattttttaatttagcaaCAATCTCGggattatcaataatatttaaacttttttcttgAACAGCAATTTCTTTTTCTAATTTCTCTAATTTCAACATAAGATTTATGTTTGTGGAATGTTGCTACATAGAAATaggataaatatttacaatcaatttttaattatttacaaagaaaCAACTTACTTTTAAGGATAAACTTTTTAGTTCGTTATTTTTTGAAACTAGTTCTTCAATATACGTTGCTTCAGAttcttttgatatattttcaactTGATCTTTAGATAAACTTTTAACTATAGGGTTAAAATTACTTGTTTGTTTAGAATTTGATTTTTCTATTTCACCTTGGACTATTTTAGACTAAAACAGATTTATTAATTGTGTTAGTAATTTCCTAGTTACTTACTttgaagtaatatttaattaatattatcttatggACAATAGCATAACCAGGAGGAGTGTTTTGGTGTTGTAATACTCTCCTTAACAcaggaattataaaaaaataataataactaactgCTGTTATATGGTTCttctatttcatatttaatattattatgaagacTGATGACTACAATGCACAGCATGTGAACCCTTCTCATtatactcaaatttaaattttaaatactccctatataaaaaaaaaccctggCCATGTGTCTGCTAATAGatatgatacaatttaaataatatatcaaaaattagtgtaaaaaaaaaataataatttaataatattataaatttaataccaaaaatgtatgtaaaataatgtctattttctataataaaaatatattaattggcGTTAAGTTATTGACTTAtctattctaaattttttttataaattatgttttaaaataattttgtgattCTATTAAAcagtcaataaaattattttaatcaaattaaaaattttaattgaatcaactatagtttctaaaaaaaaaatttattgccatttttatttaatatctttcACAGAGAAAAAACATAGTAGTTAAACAACGtagaataattgataattactacattttaaaatgtttaaaatttaaattgatataacaatacttttatagacgtttttataataaacctagGAAAGTAAG encodes the following:
- the LOC132924249 gene encoding coiled-coil domain-containing protein 22 isoform X1, whose amino-acid sequence is MEEIDAIIFCTLKEIGCEFSENETAFTNIAQENLIKAIIMCLQKIQPTINLSFTIPRSMSARYQYGITVADACKKVGFKSDIGYQTILYGNITDMRRILMFLIEKLPKEVENIIEYRSKRRAILKELKKSLSSDRKALNSSLFSIFSYISVLLESGVTVPGHKRNCTPAEWRNFCINSLKYITEQPSDLKYLIPSLITLNTKRLLNIYEFELKTTDDLSKSKIVQGEIEKSNSKQTSNFNPIVKSLSKDQVENISKESEATYIEELVSKNNELKSLSLKQHSTNINLMLKLEKLEKEIAVQEKSLNIIDNPEIVAKLKNKVDAAPDKIKRMNNKWSKYENEQKLIISELNERLNKKRAKNIKLEMVYGNEKLKLQNIFEDIQKKEDIIKICRNDLDSKPNYNSRSSYTQRILEIISNIEKQKKEINKNLNDTRQVQKEINSLDGKVERCFISIDELMFKVAKKDDTIRKCYKLLAAIHSNSSSIITSVKQTGTIGREIKDLEEQIENENPHQAAANVQKLRKDLELVKNEQLLLLKKIQNQNN
- the LOC132924249 gene encoding coiled-coil domain-containing protein 22 isoform X2 — translated: MCLQKIQPTINLSFTIPRSMSARYQYGITVADACKKVGFKSDIGYQTILYGNITDMRRILMFLIEKLPKEVENIIEYRSKRRAILKELKKSLSSDRKALNSSLFSIFSYISVLLESGVTVPGHKRNCTPAEWRNFCINSLKYITEQPSDLKYLIPSLITLNTKRLLNIYEFELKTTDDLSKSKIVQGEIEKSNSKQTSNFNPIVKSLSKDQVENISKESEATYIEELVSKNNELKSLSLKQHSTNINLMLKLEKLEKEIAVQEKSLNIIDNPEIVAKLKNKVDAAPDKIKRMNNKWSKYENEQKLIISELNERLNKKRAKNIKLEMVYGNEKLKLQNIFEDIQKKEDIIKICRNDLDSKPNYNSRSSYTQRILEIISNIEKQKKEINKNLNDTRQVQKEINSLDGKVERCFISIDELMFKVAKKDDTIRKCYKLLAAIHSNSSSIITSVKQTGTIGREIKDLEEQIENENPHQAAANVQKLRKDLELVKNEQLLLLKKIQNQNN